One window of Anaerolineales bacterium genomic DNA carries:
- a CDS encoding TerC family protein, translating to MLDFSWLSNPETWVALLTLVALELVLGVDNVIFISILAGKLPPQDQGRARTTGIALAVITRILLLLSLSWIISLDEPFFFVPWFGGDTLEISGRDLILIVGGLFLLWKSTHEIHDKLEGTGGRVSTRVAANFASVIIQIMLLDIVFSIDSVITAVGMVDHVSIMMIAVVIAAGVMIFTAGPIGEFVEKHPTIKILALSFLLLIGFTLVVEGLHLHIPKGYIYFAMGFSVFVEMINIRMRDKEIEPVSLRSAYKQPAMVLQPAGTTAKKVPAVKSKGKKKK from the coding sequence ATGCTTGACTTTTCATGGCTTTCCAACCCTGAAACCTGGGTTGCGCTATTGACCCTGGTCGCCCTCGAACTTGTACTAGGCGTGGATAATGTGATCTTCATCTCCATCCTCGCCGGAAAACTCCCGCCCCAGGATCAGGGACGCGCCCGGACGACCGGTATTGCATTGGCAGTCATCACCCGAATCCTGTTATTGCTCTCTCTTTCCTGGATCATCAGTCTCGATGAGCCATTCTTTTTCGTGCCGTGGTTTGGCGGTGATACGCTCGAAATTTCAGGCCGCGATCTGATCCTGATCGTCGGCGGGCTTTTCCTTCTGTGGAAAAGCACTCACGAGATCCATGACAAGCTGGAAGGCACGGGAGGGCGCGTCTCCACGCGAGTCGCGGCGAACTTCGCCAGCGTCATCATCCAGATCATGCTGCTGGATATCGTCTTTTCGATCGACTCGGTCATTACAGCGGTCGGCATGGTGGACCATGTCTCCATCATGATGATCGCCGTTGTGATCGCAGCGGGCGTGATGATCTTTACCGCAGGACCCATCGGCGAATTCGTGGAAAAGCACCCCACGATCAAAATCCTCGCATTGAGCTTCCTGTTATTGATCGGCTTTACATTGGTGGTCGAAGGCTTGCACCTGCACATCCCCAAGGGTTATATTTACTTCGCGATGGGCTTCTCGGTCTTCGTTGAAATGATCAACATCCGCATGCGCGACAAAGAGATCGAACCCGTCTCATTGCGCAGCGCGTATAAACAGCCCGCCATGGTCCTGCAACCAGCAGGAACGACAGCAAAAAAAGTTCCAGCCGTAAAATCAAAGGGTAAAAAGAAGAAGTAA
- a CDS encoding homoserine kinase encodes MSRMIKIRVPATSANLGPGFDCLGLALDIWNEVIFETGEGLNFRASGEGAEKLNKGNRNLLTKAYARVHQLCGKNMEGVSISSYNGILMSSGMGSSAAAIVAGVLGANEMLGNPLSQGELLKLAADLEGHPDNIAPALLGGLVISTKADDGFLWKRHEIPEWTVVVVKPQLEWTTKMARAVLPKSVSRADAIFNIGRSVLVVEALLNGDLEFLRKVMDDRIHQSYRLRHISGGMAAYKTAGRFGAAALSGAGPSIILFTVPDHVEDAKAQIASVFEERGIRAKSLVTKPVKTGAYRVES; translated from the coding sequence ATGTCCCGCATGATTAAAATCCGGGTGCCAGCCACATCTGCGAACCTGGGTCCGGGATTCGATTGTCTCGGATTGGCTTTGGATATCTGGAACGAAGTCATCTTCGAAACAGGGGAGGGATTGAATTTTCGTGCAAGCGGTGAAGGCGCTGAAAAATTGAACAAGGGGAATAGAAATCTTCTTACAAAAGCGTATGCGCGAGTCCATCAATTGTGCGGAAAGAATATGGAAGGGGTATCGATCTCTTCGTACAATGGAATCCTGATGAGCAGCGGGATGGGCTCGAGCGCAGCAGCGATCGTGGCCGGAGTGCTCGGCGCGAACGAAATGCTCGGCAATCCTTTAAGTCAGGGTGAATTGCTGAAACTCGCGGCGGATTTGGAAGGTCATCCCGATAATATTGCCCCGGCGCTGCTGGGTGGATTGGTGATTTCGACGAAGGCGGATGATGGATTCCTCTGGAAGAGGCACGAAATCCCCGAATGGACGGTCGTCGTGGTAAAACCGCAATTGGAGTGGACGACAAAGATGGCAAGGGCGGTCCTGCCGAAGTCCGTTTCACGCGCCGACGCGATCTTCAACATCGGCCGCTCGGTGTTGGTTGTCGAGGCGTTGTTGAATGGCGACCTGGAATTCTTAAGGAAGGTAATGGACGACCGGATACATCAGTCGTATCGTTTGCGGCACATCTCCGGCGGTATGGCGGCTTATAAAACAGCCGGGAGGTTCGGTGCGGCGGCGCTTTCCGGCGCGGGACCGTCCATAATTTTGTTTACTGTTCCTGATCATGTTGAAGACGCTAAGGCACAGATTGCTTCAGTATTCGAAGAGCGAGGTATTCGGGCGAAATCCCTTGTGACCAAGCCGGTGAAAACGGGCGCGTACCGGGTGGAATCATAG